The following proteins come from a genomic window of Bactrocera tryoni isolate S06 chromosome 1, CSIRO_BtryS06_freeze2, whole genome shotgun sequence:
- the LOC120775599 gene encoding protein FAM114A2 gives MSTKIDAKNINNTASEKNDWDQNDDDDWDDWGDAEENFEDTPGSNLLEDNVAKGNINAENNNSLHATKKTVEETTQDFNKNKGKVTEVRKTENIITTTTQKPTSGWGGLFGGVVSSVLSTASEGIGNITSTMSQGLNQVIGVPDPEELARMQAAETGKLHSELKDDDNHVEQKVINDNQQHRVQEQQEGTPSFGLNIVSGVTTLGTKVLNTGLDTLEGIGKKTMHILQENDPLLMNKRKLLGLEQDKPNLSEVLKEAKKDADHLENALKEMKLEKSREMLRFDLLFENNCGLVHLEALEILSKESVLKLQKLQDAVSGNALKELQETITEVKELMELEDLEGESDGDYGVEELNTRLISAIEDAELQINFDDIISNWRQALEWFKSAPVNGTHDTVQETFAKSITMLAEACALQINKLHKIAELLLVKEHHSTANEVDCIVQLCKQFTMHLNGLTNRFAATLTGIQLDAQTETDDIIKTRISTLFAEMLVAIQQIEKAFHLFLPILQIGAV, from the exons ATGTCTACCAAAATtgatgcaaaaaatataaacaatacaGCCTCTGAGAAAAACGACTGGGATcaaaatgatgatgatgactgGGATGATTGGGGTGATGCCGAGGAGAATTTTGAGGATACACCCGGTTCCAATTTGTTGGAGGACAATGTTGCAAAAGGCAATAtaaatgcagaaaataataaCTCATTGCATGCCACAAAGAAAACAGTTGAAGAAACTACACAAGATTTTAACAAGAACAAAGGGAAGGTAACAGAGGTAAGAAAAACGGAAAACATAATTACTACTACAACGCAAAAGCCAACCTCTGGATGGGGTGGTCTGTTTGGAGGCGTAGTTTCGTCCGTACTTTCTACTGCTTCTGAAGGCATTGGCAATATCACCTCAACAATGAGTCAAGGTCTTAATCAAGTAATTGGCGTGCCCGATCCAGAGGAACTAGCACGAATGCAAGCTGCCGAAACAGGAAAGCTACACAGTGAGTTAAAAGACGACGATAACCATGTCGAGCAAAAAGTTATAAACGATAACCAGCAGCATAGGGTTCAAGAACAACAAGAAGGAACGCCTTCCTTCGGATTGAATATCGTTAGTGGAGTGACGACTCTTGGGACGAAGGTACTCAACACGGGCTTGGATACACTTGAAGGAATCGGAAAAAAAACCATGCATATATTACAAGAAAATGATCCACTACTAATGAATAAGAGAAAATTACTTGGTTTAGAACAAGATAAACCAAATCTGAGTGAG GTACTTAAAGAAGCGAAAAAAGACGCTGATCATTTAGAAAATGCTTTGAAAGAGATGAAATTAGAAAAGTCACGCGAAATGCTGCGTTTCGATTTACTCTTCGAGAACAATTGCGGTCTTGTACACCTGGAAGCATTGGAAATACTTTCTAAAGAATCAGTGCTTAAGTTGCAAAAGTTGCAGGATGCAGTCAGTGGCAATGCGCTTAAAGAATTGCAAGAGACTATCACTGAAGTTAAAGAGCTGATGGAGTTGGAGGACTTAGAGGGCGAAAGTGATGGGGACTACGGCGTCGAAGAGTTAAATACACGTCTAATTAGCGCCATTGAAGATGCAGAACTGCAAATAAATTTCGATGATATAATAAG cAATTGGAGACAAGCGTTGGAGTGGTTTAAATCAGCTCCAGTGAACGGTACACATGACACCGTACAGGAGACTTTTGCCAAATCTATTACAATGTTAGCTGAAGCTTGTGccttgcaaataaataaacttcacaaaatCGCCGAGTTATTGTTGGTGAAAGAACATCACAGCACCGCCAATGAAGTTGATTGCATTGTACAACTGTGTAAGCAATTCACTATGCATTTGAATGGCCTGACAAATCGATTTGCCGCTACATTGACGGGCATTCAGTTAGACGCGCAAACAGAAACAGATGACATAATAAAAACGCGCATAAGCACGCTTTTCGCTGAAATGTTGGTGGCAATACAACAAATAGAGAAGGCGTTTCATTTGTTCTTACCGATTTTGCAAATTGGAGCggtgtaa